From a single Fusobacterium ulcerans ATCC 49185 genomic region:
- a CDS encoding HU family DNA-binding protein, which yields MNKKELAKIYKEVSNGEISARKAAKKINIFLETLQEALQIDGTVVFINRGIFEIKERNSRTISNPITRERMNIYPKKTVKFRVSKNMNN from the coding sequence ATGAATAAAAAAGAATTAGCGAAAATATATAAAGAAGTAAGCAATGGGGAAATATCTGCAAGAAAAGCAGCAAAAAAAATTAATATTTTTCTTGAAACATTACAGGAAGCTTTACAAATAGATGGTACAGTAGTATTCATTAATAGAGGAATATTTGAAATAAAGGAAAGAAATTCAAGAACAATATCTAACCCTATAACAAGAGAACGTATGAATATATATCCTAAAAAAACAGTAAAATTTAGAGTTTCTAAAAATATGAACAATTAA
- a CDS encoding HU family DNA-binding protein, with protein sequence MTEGEFIKFYKKRNKNKNHEEVKKEIDRFWDTLLKALNENGPVTFKNWGTFEKKVVKSRKVITPKIEKAIYTEPKEVIRFKAGKGMKDLMIKGSDSHE encoded by the coding sequence ATGACAGAAGGGGAATTCATAAAATTTTATAAAAAAAGAAATAAAAATAAAAATCATGAAGAAGTAAAAAAAGAAATAGATAGATTTTGGGATACACTTTTAAAGGCATTAAATGAAAATGGACCAGTAACATTTAAAAATTGGGGGACTTTTGAAAAAAAAGTGGTTAAATCAAGAAAAGTAATAACACCAAAAATAGAAAAAGCAATATATACAGAACCTAAAGAAGTAATAAGATTCAAAGCAGGAAAAGGAATGAAAGACTTAATGATTAAAGGTAGTGATAGTCATGAATAA
- a CDS encoding autotransporter outer membrane beta-barrel domain-containing protein, translating to MIEKIMKAVKSGSKKRGRNITIGAVVGMLLSCTTAMGGDNYLWIKNDSGTIKFSTDNNSPTSLDNPYSENNWDGSIYINNITLSGTDNSSGTKGYGLKLEGNLVGFELINNGSITGTGTGSNGGGYGISNAGTITTLANDGSITGTSTGDNGYGSGIYNESGSTIGSLINNGSVTGINTRKPESSYGIYNESGTIESLINNGSIIGRASYNGIGVYNVVGSAIGSLINNGSITGTAPEINVQSCGIYNLEDIEALTNNGLITGITPEGGSVSWGIHNDYGAISALTNTGVIYGKTNAVLNRNRGTITNFNNYGLLISEENVTVKDATLANEGLIFKKVSRGKYTAEASDYGKFGTTATADEYTIINAKAEGAKENITGTKSLSLDNGILTDGKSEEINISSDRKYVLNGITNTLKVTGQHNNLNNSIINAYETAVIMNESESILTLNNTVVNGGISEGNTVKITGNGNNFTVKGDSVINTKDGTTAIEVTGNNNAVVLSGNVIVNGKIESTGNDSILVLNGTSENGMNMLYDISGFKNMNIDNNVTFFENIKVTGTDTVTVEETGILTLRLQKDDNKQTTIPEAIHAFSKNGGVLIKGDSPSEAGTLNFVTNGIGKEIIVRNITLENMEIKTSSIIDSAKIYDEYIHLGAGSDLNGIVNPKEVKRYNQLNKIYRSIYSSADADNNLDTLRDILNLPTYLGKNYDYNNRTSEEQLANLLGYLGSVYTETPYSFSSELSRKSTGMFRDIVTENHFRPDLNKWMIMGGLTHADGGTKDTYYGQNYHGFDGGTADTDVDMKLTGAYALGKYGYSENVSLGVTVGGNKSEAELSMSKVEGSSGYIGAFVENYRGNLTLKAGGGIQYSEYDADRRTLGGHSYNEKYSDMAYDIYLNGRYLHNIGDNLFLEPYGTLSYTYIDQDSADEGSKVLAIETDSKSFDYTVGKIGVDLKKVIPHEKGKSTLSAGVSYTKILDGADEEFITGRFKGGNDFDILVAHKNEQNIGLNAKYALELENGVLFDVKGTYAVERDSHNQSGKNKTKGEWIVGAGLGYKF from the coding sequence ATGATAGAAAAAATTATGAAAGCAGTAAAAAGTGGGAGTAAAAAAAGGGGAAGAAATATTACAATAGGAGCAGTAGTAGGAATGCTATTATCATGTACAACAGCGATGGGGGGAGATAATTATTTGTGGATAAAGAATGATAGTGGAACAATAAAATTCAGTACAGATAACAACTCACCAACAAGTCTGGATAATCCATACAGTGAAAACAATTGGGATGGAAGCATTTATATAAATAATATAACATTATCAGGAACAGATAACAGTTCTGGGACAAAAGGTTATGGATTAAAATTAGAAGGAAATTTAGTGGGATTTGAACTTATAAATAATGGTTCAATAACAGGAACAGGGACAGGAAGTAATGGAGGAGGTTATGGAATTTCTAATGCAGGAACTATAACAACACTAGCAAACGATGGTTCAATAACGGGAACATCTACAGGAGATAATGGATATGGTTCAGGAATTTATAATGAATCAGGAAGTACTATAGGAAGTTTAATAAACAATGGTTCAGTAACAGGAATAAATACAAGAAAGCCTGAAAGCAGTTATGGAATTTATAATGAATCAGGAACTATAGAAAGTCTAATAAATAATGGTTCAATAATAGGAAGAGCTTCATATAATGGTATAGGAGTTTATAATGTAGTAGGAAGTGCTATAGGAAGTCTGATAAATAATGGTTCAATAACAGGAACAGCTCCAGAAATTAATGTACAAAGTTGTGGAATTTATAATCTTGAGGATATAGAAGCTCTAACGAACAATGGTTTAATAACAGGAATAACTCCTGAAGGGGGTTCAGTGAGTTGGGGAATTCATAATGATTATGGGGCAATATCTGCATTAACAAATACAGGAGTTATTTATGGAAAAACTAATGCTGTACTGAATAGGAATAGAGGAACAATAACTAATTTTAATAACTATGGACTCCTTATAAGTGAAGAAAATGTTACAGTAAAAGATGCAACACTAGCTAATGAGGGATTGATATTTAAAAAAGTTAGTAGAGGAAAATATACTGCTGAAGCTAGTGATTATGGTAAATTTGGAACAACTGCTACAGCAGATGAATATACAATAATAAATGCTAAAGCTGAAGGAGCAAAAGAAAATATAACTGGAACTAAAAGTTTAAGTTTAGATAATGGAATTTTAACAGATGGAAAGTCTGAGGAAATAAATATTTCTTCAGATAGAAAATATGTTTTAAATGGAATAACAAATACTCTTAAAGTCACTGGACAACATAATAACTTAAATAACAGTATAATAAATGCCTATGAAACAGCAGTGATTATGAATGAAAGTGAATCAATCCTTACTTTGAATAATACAGTAGTAAATGGAGGAATTTCAGAAGGTAATACTGTAAAAATAACAGGAAATGGAAATAATTTTACTGTTAAGGGAGATTCTGTAATAAATACTAAGGATGGAACTACTGCTATAGAAGTGACTGGAAATAACAATGCTGTTGTTTTGTCTGGCAATGTAATAGTTAATGGAAAAATAGAATCTACTGGAAATGATAGTATACTTGTTCTTAATGGAACATCAGAAAATGGAATGAATATGCTTTATGATATATCTGGATTTAAAAATATGAATATAGATAATAATGTAACATTCTTTGAAAATATAAAAGTAACAGGAACAGATACAGTGACAGTGGAAGAAACAGGGATATTAACCCTTAGACTGCAAAAAGATGATAATAAACAAACAACAATACCAGAAGCTATTCATGCTTTCTCAAAGAATGGAGGAGTGCTGATAAAAGGAGATTCACCAAGTGAAGCAGGAACTTTAAACTTTGTAACAAATGGAATAGGAAAAGAAATAATAGTTAGAAATATAACACTGGAAAATATGGAAATTAAGACAAGTTCAATTATAGACAGCGCAAAAATCTATGATGAGTATATCCATCTTGGAGCAGGTTCAGATCTAAATGGGATAGTAAATCCAAAAGAAGTAAAAAGATATAATCAATTAAATAAAATATACAGAAGTATTTATAGTAGTGCAGATGCAGATAATAATCTTGATACATTGAGAGATATATTAAATCTTCCAACTTACCTTGGAAAAAATTATGATTACAACAATAGAACATCTGAAGAACAACTTGCAAATCTTTTAGGGTATTTAGGTAGTGTATATACAGAAACTCCATATTCATTCTCAAGTGAATTATCAAGAAAGTCAACAGGAATGTTCAGAGATATAGTGACAGAGAATCACTTCAGACCAGACCTGAATAAATGGATGATAATGGGTGGACTTACTCATGCAGATGGTGGAACTAAAGATACATACTATGGACAGAATTATCATGGATTTGATGGAGGAACAGCAGATACAGATGTGGATATGAAGCTTACTGGAGCATATGCGTTGGGTAAATATGGATACTCTGAAAATGTATCACTAGGAGTAACAGTTGGAGGAAACAAAAGTGAAGCTGAACTGTCAATGTCAAAAGTAGAAGGAAGCAGTGGATATATTGGCGCTTTTGTTGAAAATTACAGAGGAAATCTAACATTGAAAGCAGGAGGAGGAATACAATATTCTGAATATGACGCTGACAGAAGAACTCTTGGTGGGCACAGCTACAATGAAAAATATTCAGATATGGCATATGACATCTACCTAAATGGAAGATATTTGCATAATATTGGAGATAATCTATTCTTAGAGCCTTATGGAACTTTATCATATACATATATAGATCAAGATAGTGCAGATGAAGGAAGCAAAGTCTTAGCTATAGAAACAGATTCAAAATCATTTGACTATACAGTAGGAAAAATAGGAGTGGACTTGAAGAAAGTTATACCTCATGAAAAAGGAAAGAGTACACTTTCAGCAGGGGTAAGCTATACAAAAATATTAGATGGTGCAGATGAGGAGTTTATCACAGGAAGATTTAAAGGTGGAAACGACTTTGATATATTGGTTGCTCACAAAAATGAACAGAACATAGGATTAAATGCAAAATATGCTCTTGAACTTGAAAATGGAGTACTATTTGATGTAAAAGGAACTTATGCAGTAGAAAGAGACTCACATAATCAATCAGGAAAAAACAAGACTAAAGGTGAATGGATAGTAGGAGCAGGATTAGGGTATAAGTTTTAG
- a CDS encoding FprA family A-type flavoprotein, whose translation MHNVRKVTEDLYWVGGDDHHLHLFENIHPIPRGVSYNSYLLLDKKTVLFDTVDWSIGRQFIENIQAVLDGRPLDYMVINHMEPDHAAMIEEVMLRYPKVKVISNEKAFYLMNQFGFHIDSSKTQEVKEGDKISFGKHEILFVAAPMVHWPEAMVSFDLTNGVLFSADAFGSFGSLDGKLFNDEVKFDREWLDDARRYYTNIVGKYGPHVQSLLKKAGGIDIKIICPLHGPVWRNDLGYFLDKYDKWSRYEPEEKGVMIVYASMYGNTENAVSVLASKLVEKGMTNVVMYDVSKTHVSQLISETFKYSHVVLASVTYNLGIYPLMHNYLMDMKALNLQKRTFGILENGSWACESGKLMQEFLEDMREMTVLNERVTLTSSMNENTIEEMDIFVNSILESMKEKK comes from the coding sequence ATGCATAATGTTAGAAAAGTAACTGAAGATTTATATTGGGTAGGAGGAGATGATCATCATCTTCATTTATTTGAAAATATACATCCCATTCCTAGAGGAGTTTCATATAATTCATACCTTTTATTAGATAAAAAAACTGTTTTATTTGATACTGTAGACTGGTCAATAGGGCGTCAATTTATAGAAAATATACAAGCAGTTTTAGATGGAAGACCTTTAGACTATATGGTTATCAATCATATGGAACCTGACCATGCTGCTATGATTGAAGAAGTAATGCTTCGTTATCCTAAGGTTAAAGTTATCAGTAATGAAAAAGCTTTTTATCTTATGAATCAATTTGGATTCCATATAGATAGCTCAAAAACTCAGGAAGTAAAAGAGGGAGATAAGATATCTTTTGGAAAACATGAAATTCTGTTTGTTGCAGCACCAATGGTTCACTGGCCAGAAGCTATGGTAAGCTTTGATCTTACTAATGGAGTTTTATTCAGTGCAGATGCTTTTGGATCTTTTGGATCTCTAGATGGAAAATTATTTAATGATGAAGTGAAATTTGATAGAGAATGGCTTGATGATGCAAGACGTTATTATACAAATATAGTTGGAAAATATGGTCCTCATGTACAATCACTTTTGAAGAAGGCTGGAGGAATAGACATAAAAATTATATGTCCTTTACATGGTCCAGTTTGGCGTAATGACTTAGGTTATTTCTTAGATAAATATGATAAGTGGAGCAGATATGAGCCTGAAGAAAAAGGGGTAATGATTGTATATGCTTCAATGTATGGAAATACAGAAAATGCTGTATCTGTATTGGCATCTAAATTAGTGGAAAAAGGAATGACTAATGTGGTAATGTATGATGTTTCTAAAACTCATGTATCTCAATTAATATCTGAAACATTTAAATACAGCCATGTGGTATTAGCTTCTGTGACATATAATTTAGGAATTTATCCATTGATGCATAATTATCTAATGGATATGAAAGCATTAAATTTACAGAAAAGAACATTTGGTATATTAGAAAATGGTTCTTGGGCTTGTGAATCAGGTAAGTTAATGCAGGAATTCCTAGAAGATATGAGAGAAATGACAGTATTAAATGAAAGAGTTACTTTAACTTCTTCTATGAATGAAAATACAATTGAAGAAATGGATATTTTTGTTAATAGTATACTTGAATCAATGAAAGAAAAAAAATAA